A stretch of the Notamacropus eugenii isolate mMacEug1 chromosome 2, mMacEug1.pri_v2, whole genome shotgun sequence genome encodes the following:
- the TMEM95 gene encoding sperm-egg fusion protein TMEM95, with protein MWVLILAYLFLSTSQACIFCRLPSRDLSTRLARLCDLISSEWGDCKTSWNFSTFALDEVSMDRITEKTHRVLKVLEIKGSLFSLPFYWQWLQETKLPEYVRQALCPPACRGTTTLYNCSTCKAVEVHCWALKRCFPGRQDLRETRILLLSLSAASLILGFISCIVESRSLPAE; from the exons ATGTGGGTCCTAATCCTTGCCTACCTTTTCCTAAGCACTTCCCAAGCCTGTATCTTCTGCCGCCTCCCCTCTAGAGACCTCTCTACACGCCTGGCTCGTCTCTGTGACCTGATAAGTTCAGAGTGGGGAGACTGTAAAACCAGCTGGAACTTCTCAACCTTTGCTTTAG aTGAGGTGTCCATGGATAGAATTACAGAGAAGACACACAGAGTCCTGAAGGTCCTTG AAATCAAAGGTTCCctgttttcccttcccttctattggCAATGGCTTCAGGAGACTAAACTTCCTGAATATGTGAGGCAAG CTCTGTGCCCTCCTGCCTGCC GTGGAACAACTACCCTGTACAACTGCTCTACATGCAAAGCTGTTGAGGTTCATTGCTGGGCTCTCAAGCGTTGCTTCCCAG GACGACAGGACCTAAGGGAAACCAGgatcctcctcctttctctttcagcTGCATCATTAATTCTAGGTTTCATCAGCTGCATAGTAGA GTCCAGATCCCTCCCTGCAGAGTGA
- the KCTD11 gene encoding BTB/POZ domain-containing protein KCTD11: MPSQAPSFGGPVTLNVGGTLYATTLETLTRFPDSMLGAMFREGAALPPNSGPQGSNYYFIDRDGKAFRHILNFLRLGCLDLPRGYGETALLRAEADFYQIQPLLDALRELEVTQGTEVITAALLHADVDATPRLVHFSARRGPHHYELSAARVDTFRANIFCTDPTCLGVLRARFGVAEGEGGEGSPHFRLEWAPCPEGLPEVEYRRLGLQQLWVIGEAGEKREVVGTPGFLEEVLQVALEHGFRLDSVFPDPEDLLNSRSLRFVRH; this comes from the coding sequence ATGCCCTCCCAGGCACCCTCTTTTGGGGGGCCTGTGACACTGAATGTGGGGGGAACCCTATATGCTACCACCTTGGAAACTCTGACTCGATTCCCAGACTCAATGTTGGGGGCCATGTTCCGAGAGGGTGCAGCACTGCCACCCAACTCTGGGCCCCAGGGTAGCAACTACTACTTTATCGACAGGGATGGTAAAGCCTTCCGTCACATCCTCAATTTCCTTCGCCTGGGCTGCCTGGACTTGCCTAGGGGGTATGGGGAGACAGCACTCCTGAGAGCTGAGGCTGATTTCTACCAGATCCAGCCCCTACTAGATGCACTAAGGGAATTGGAGGTAACTCAGGGAACCGAGGTGATCACAGCTGCCTTGCTCCATGCAGATGTGGATGCCACTCCCCGACTGGTCCACTTCTCAGCTCGTCGAGGTCCCCACCACTATGAACTCAGTGCTGCCCGAGTTGACACCTTTAGGGCCAATATCTTCTGCACAGATCCCACCTGTCTTGGGGTGCTTCGGGCGCGATTCGGAGTTgctgaaggggaaggaggagaaggaagtccCCATTTCCGCTTGGAATGGGCTCCCTGCCCAGAAGGGCTCCCAGAGGTTGAGTATCGACGTCTAGGACTGCAGCAACTGTGGGTAATAGGAGAAGCTGGTGAGAAGCGGGAGGTGGTAGGGACACCTGGGTTCTTGGAGGAAGTGCTCCAGGTGGCCCTGGAACATGGCTTTCGACTTGACTCTGTCTTCCCTGACCCTGAGGACCTGCTGAACTCCCGCTCCCTGCGTTTTGTCCGGCATTGA